The nucleotide sequence CTCTCAATGATGATAGCAGCGGGAAACTGGGCCTGACTTTTTCACCCCTGTACCATTCGGACAGTCGGGAGCAGTTGAGCATTAATTATGAAAAAGCCCTGCTTCTGGCCGAAGAGACGGCAGTCTTGACGGAGAATCATGCTCTTTCGGCGGCATTGAACTGGATGAGCGCCCGGCAGCAGCTGTCGGTTCAGGAAGAGATCGTCGCCGTAAAAGAAACGGTCTACCGGGATCAGAAGGTCCGCTATGAAGCGGGAGAGTCGACACTGGATGATGTCCGGGACGATCTGGTGGCCTGGACCGAAGCCAGAACTACCCTGTCGAAACAGCAGACTCTGCTCCGGTCGGGAGAGTCTGAACTCCTTCAGACCCTGGGTACCAGCCTCGATGCTGCCGGGGTCGGGATCATCTCTTCCGAGATACTCCGAAGCGAGATGGAGGCACTGAAGTCCTCTCTGACTCCTGAAGCTGCCAATCCATCCCAGGTTTACGAGGTAACCTCATCCTATAAGAGTGTGGAAAGTTCCCGGGAAAAACTCTCGGATACATGGATGTTCGATCCGACTCTGAATCTGGCCGGAAATATCAATCTGCCCTCCAGCTCTGATGCTCTCAACACGAGCGGTCCAGGCTGGGAGGCCAGTATTCAGATGGTCTTCTCTCTGGATGACTGGCAG is from Oceanispirochaeta sp. and encodes:
- a CDS encoding TolC family protein; protein product: MIKLDETSFSLSSSVAEEEEWAATASIDLPLFDQLGLNGALNDDSSGKLGLTFSPLYHSDSREQLSINYEKALLLAEETAVLTENHALSAALNWMSARQQLSVQEEIVAVKETVYRDQKVRYEAGESTLDDVRDDLVAWTEARTTLSKQQTLLRSGESELLQTLGTSLDAAGVGIISSEILRSEMEALKSSLTPEAANPSQVYEVTSSYKSVESSREKLSDTWMFDPTLNLAGNINLPSSSDALNTSGPGWEASIQMVFSLDDWQGKERDENRKILTLALLEAQQAERESQLNLQQVLITLENTEQNRVLAELEMEQSEELYEEAQFLQKAGDYSSAESEDARLLFEQARVNYFDMLAGEFLAWRDLLLYL